One window of Triticum dicoccoides isolate Atlit2015 ecotype Zavitan chromosome 5A, WEW_v2.0, whole genome shotgun sequence genomic DNA carries:
- the LOC119304369 gene encoding uncharacterized protein LOC119304369 gives MGVHAAPFPFPLPRREEDDADDDTIVLGRGGDRWGAAAMPAEDEAVEQSPTPPPISSCGRYILHRVCRFDTLAGVAIKYGVEVADVKRVNGLTADLQMFAHKTLRIPLPGRHPPAQHSPPSSSPAAAAAAREWTTRRPPKNAALDPFQKPPRSTVSPSMSLLQGYYGLAPAPKRDLTDEGTEMATSVKGQHRKARSISTGFPGVNGDAGWDTDDAEKQIRRRQKADLELTTMREDNGGALLPRTGEGLALRPKSGSRPDMNNSQQDLIAAGFVPSYGDGLLAVRKSSSTPEFQDSDNNIASVWLSKWNLKPDAFAVPLPILLLDSLPKPLFDSLPKPIAAWRNKAARD, from the exons ATGGGCGTCCACGCGGCGcccttccccttcccccttccccgccgggaggaggacgacgccgacgacgacacCATCGTCCTCGGCCGAGGCGGCGACCGCTGGGGCGCCGCCGCGATGCCGGCGGAGGACGAGGCGGTAGAGCAGTCGCCCACGCCGCCGCCCATCTCCTCCTGCGGCCGCTACATCCTGCACCGCGTCTGCCGCTTCGACACGCTCGCCGGCGTCGCCATCAAGTACGGCGTCGAG GTGGCTGACGTGAAACGGGTGAACGGCCTCACCGCCGACCTGCAGATGTTCGCGCACAAGACGCTGCGGATCCCGCTCCCCGGCCGCCACCCGCCCGCCCAACattcccctccctcctcctccccggccgccgccgccgccgcaag GGAATGGACTACGCGCCGGCCTCCCAAAAATGCTGCCTTGGACCCGTTCCAGAAACCGCCGCGCAGCACGGTTTcgccctccatgagcctcttgcagggATACTACGGACTCGCGCCAGCTCCCAAGCGGGACCTGACAGACGAAGGCACCGAAATGGCGACGTCTGTCAAAG GCCAGCATAGGAAAGCGAGAAGCATATCGACCGGCTTCCCTGGTGTAAACGGGGATGCCGGCTGGGACACGGATGATGCTGAAAAGCAAATAAGGCGGCGCCAGAAAGCCGATCTCGAGCTGACAACGATGAGGGAGGACAATGGCGGTGCCCTGTTGCCGAGGACCGGGGAAGGCTTGGCGCTGAGGCCAAAGTCGGGAAGTCGGCCAGACATGAATAACAGCCAGCAGGATCTCATCGCGGCAGGGTTCGTGCCTTCGTATGGCGATGGGCTGCTCGCCGTCAGGAAATCGTCCAGCACCCCTGAGTTCCAGGACTCAGACAACAACATTGCCTCGGTGTGGCTGAGCAAGTGGAACCTGAAACCAGACGCCTTCGCGGTGCCTCTCCCGATCCTGCTCCTGGACAGCCTTCCGAAGCCGCTCTTCGACAGTCTTCCGAAGCCCATTGCTGCATGGAGGAACAAGGCAGCCCGGGATTAA